CCTCTAAATATAAATTACCTAAATCCTCTTCCTCCTCAAATATTTCTTCCTCCTCTTCAATATTTGTAAATACATCCTTACTGCCGTTGGGATAAGTTATTGAAAACACATCCGATTTCAAAACTGAATAAATTGGGGCAATGCCTTCCTTTTGATACTTGATTTCATAAACTCCGACTTCCAATACTTTACATTTTATATCTTCACCGGTTTGCAAGGTAAGAATATCATTATACTGACTATTACTGGTTGTTTGTGAAGAGCCAAAGAGAGAAATTGAAATTAAATAAATAAAAAATGTTACTTTTTTCATAATATTTTTTCTATTTAAACTAAAAGTGATTGAATTATTCCGTTTTAATAAATAATTTTTTAATAATATAGTCTTATTCCAATTGATTTTGATAATGGGTTGACACCGAAATCAAATTTCAAGTTATTGCTTGTTAGAAATCCATTTCTTTTATTCCATTTCATGGCGTACAACGGAGCGTTAATAATTGAGCCAATGTAAACACCTGAAAAAGCCAAACCCATAACCAGGTCGAGGTTATCATTTAATTCATCATCATTTAGATGGTATTGAATAAATCCTGCTAAAATCGCCTCGGTAAAAAAGATGATTAAACCTGTTTTTACCTGACCATTATACATTTGACCTGTACCTGGAACCAAGGCTGAAAGTAAAAAAGAGACTCCGGGATTTTTATCATGTTGAATAAGTGTAATGTTACTGGGGTTGTCTTCATTAGTTGAAACTTGTGCAATTGAGTTAGTGAGAATGCATAACATTAAAATAGTGATTGAAAATTTCATACATGCAGTTTAAGTGGTTAAGAAATTTCGATTTACATTCAAAGACCACGCAACAACATACAGTTTATAACGAAAAATGATATCCGATTTGAAATGTAATGCAGTAAGGTGTGGTTTTCAGCTCTAAGATATGAAAATATTTATTTTTTACCTTACTTTCCTTAATCGACCACCTATCACGGATATACCCGAGCCAATCAAACCCAAGTATATAATTTTATTTATACCCGCCAAAAGCAGTGCTTCTGCAATGCTTTCTCAATTAGAACAAAACGATGGCACCGGAATTATATTTAATACCGAAGCCGATGCAGCCGGAAACGCACTTAAACAAGATTGGGGGAATTATTCTGAAATGTTGAGGAAAGCATGGCATCACGAAGCGATAAGTTGCCTTAGAAGGGCTGAAATGCAGTTTTCAGAGGTTCCCGAGCCACGTTTAAGCGTTCTTTTATCTGGAACGCCATCACAGGTAAACGGAATCATTAAATCAGCTGAGGATGGTTTACTGAGTAGAATATTGTTTTATGCTTTCGCAGGAAAACCGGAATGGATTGATGTTTCACCCGAAGGCAATAAAACCAACCTAACCCAACATTACAAGCAAATGGGAAGAAAGCTAAAAGATATTTATGATTATTATAATCAAAACCCCACTGGATTTGACCTTAATGCCGATCAATGGAACCAACTAAATAAATTATGTGAGCAACGCCTTAAGGAGGTTCATGCCTTGTTTGATGAAGACGCGACCAGTGTAGTTAAAAGATTGGGGGTAATTTGGTTCAGAATGGCTATGATTCTGACCTGCATCAGGAATTACGAAGAAAAAAACAAAACCTGCGAATTGCTTTGCTCCGTGACTGATTTTAATACGGCACAAGAATTATTTGAAATATTCCTGAAACACTCAAAATTGGTTTACAGCAATCTTTCAAAGGTTTCAAATACTCTAAACCCCATGAAACAAAGGTTTTACGATAGATTACCTGTCATTTGGTTTACAAGTAAAGAAGCCTATTCAATAGCTAAAGAATTTAATTTGGAAAACAGGACGGTAAGGAAATACCTTAAGGAATTTTGTGATATCAAACTGGTTGAAAAGGGAAAAATCGGAAATTATAGGAAGTTACTGATGCCAACCATGCCAAGTATGCCGGGATGAAAGGTGGCATGGATGGCATAGTTGGCATGGAGAGATACCTAATTTGTGCCAAACCTGAATTAAGATGTGGAGATTTCATAAATTCGCAAATTAATATATTCCCGTAGAATCCTAAAACAGTTAAGTGCAATGACAAAATTTAAACTCTTTTTTTTATCAATATTTTTTACAGCTCATCAAACCTTTGCGCAAACAGCTACTGAAATCGCAAAATCTGCAATCAATTCAACAGTTTCGATTGTTGCTTTAGACCAGATTGCCCAGCCACTTGGCTATGGCTCTGGATTTATAATAGATGACGAACTAATTGTAACAAACGTTCACGTTATTGAGGGATGTAATTCAGCATATATTTTAAAAAATGGAGAGGAGAAAAAATATACTGTTAGCGGATATGTTGCGATTGACAAAACCAACGATTTAGTGATTTTAAAAGTATCCGGTCTCTCGGGAACTAAAGTTACATTAGGTAACGATTCCTTACCAAACATTGGAGAGAAAATTTATGCCGTAGGCAATCCTAAA
The genomic region above belongs to Bacteroidota bacterium and contains:
- a CDS encoding DUF3987 domain-containing protein — encoded protein: MKIFIFYLTFLNRPPITDIPEPIKPKYIILFIPAKSSASAMLSQLEQNDGTGIIFNTEADAAGNALKQDWGNYSEMLRKAWHHEAISCLRRAEMQFSEVPEPRLSVLLSGTPSQVNGIIKSAEDGLLSRILFYAFAGKPEWIDVSPEGNKTNLTQHYKQMGRKLKDIYDYYNQNPTGFDLNADQWNQLNKLCEQRLKEVHALFDEDATSVVKRLGVIWFRMAMILTCIRNYEEKNKTCELLCSVTDFNTAQELFEIFLKHSKLVYSNLSKVSNTLNPMKQRFYDRLPVIWFTSKEAYSIAKEFNLENRTVRKYLKEFCDIKLVEKGKIGNYRKLLMPTMPSMPG